The Amorphus orientalis sequence CGGTCCGGCGGGCGCGCATTCCCGCGATCCCCCAGGAACTCGGCCAGGGAAGCATGTCCTTCACCGTGCCGATGAGCTTCTCGGTCCGCTGACGGACCCGGCCAAAGACGCCGGATCCCGCTGCGATCTGAGGACATAGCCCCACCGCGCCTCAGCGCTGGGCGCGGCCCCGGGAGATCAACACGATCCCCGACACGGCAAAGATCGCAAGTGCGGCCGTGACGATGGTCGGCCCGGTCGGCGTGTCCAGCCGATAGGACGCGGCCAGACCCAAAAGGCCGCTGGCCGCACCAATCAGCGCGGCGAGGCCGGCCATCATCTCCGGACTGCGGGCAAACGGGCGCGCCGCAGCGGCCGGAATGATCAGCATGGCGGTGATGAGAAGCGCACCAACGACCTTGATCGCCACGGCAACCAGCACGGCCAGGGCCAGCGTGAGGATCAACTGCTCGCGCCGCGGGTCGATGCCGCTGGCCGCCGCCAAGTCGCTATCGAGCGTCGCGGTCAGAAGCGCCGACCATCGCCACGCCACCAGAGCGAGAACCGCGAATGCCCCACCCCAGATGATGCCGAGATCGGTCCGGCTGACGGCCAGGATCTCCCCGAACAGAAACGATTCAAGACCAAGCCCGGATCGGGCAGTGAGCGCGAACGCGACCAGGCCCACGGCAAGGGCGCCGTGGGCGGACACCCCCAGCAGCGTGTCCATCTGGAACGTGCGTCCGGCAAGCGCGGATACCGCAAACGCCATCAGCATCGCCATGACGAGCACACCGGCAATGATGGAAATGTTGAACGAAAAGGAGAGCGCGACGCCGAGAATCGCCGCATGGGCGGTGGCATCGCCGAAGTAGGCCATCCGGCGCCACACCACGAAGCAGCCGAGTGGACCGGCGGCGAGCGCCAGACCGACCGCAGCGAGGCCGGCGCGGACCATGAAGTCGTCAAGCATCCGCGCCGCTTCCTTCGCTTTCGGGATGATGGTGATCGTGCTGATGCTGATAGAGGGCGAACGCCCCGTGGGTGCCGGTTCCGAACAGCGCCCGGTACTCGGGGGCTGCCGACACCACGGTCGGCGTACCCTCGCAACAGATATGGCCGTTGATGCACAGGACCCGGTCGGACGCGCTCATCACCACGTGCAGGTCGTGGCTGACCATCAGGACGGCGCAGCCGAGGTCCTGGCGCACGGTTTCGATGAGACGGTAGAACGCGGCGGTGCCGGGTTGGTCCAGGCTCTGGGTCGGCTCGTCCAGGATCAACAGGTCGGGCCGCGGCAGAAGCGCCCTCGCCAGAAGCGCGCGCTGAAACTGACCGCCGGACAGCGCACTCATCTGCCGGTGTTCGAGACCGCCGACGCCGACACGGTCCAGCATGGCGGCCACCTCGGACGAGCGCCGGTGCCGTGGCAGATTGAGGAAGCGGCCGACCGTCAGCGGCATTGCCGCATCCAGGGACAGCCGCTGCGGCACGTAGCCGAGCACGAGCCCCGGCGAGCGGGTCACCCGGCCCTCGGAGGGAGGCACCGCCCCGACCATCGCGCGGACGAATGTCGACTTGCCGGAGCCGTTTGGCCCGACGACCGTGACGATCTCTCCCCGCTCGATCGTGAAATCGATCTGCCACAGGACCTTGCGTCCGCCGAGTTCGACCGTGACCCCTCGGGCTTCAATCAGGCCCATGACCTCTCCTGTTCTTCAATCCGGTCCGCAGTCGGCCCGCACATCCGCGGTCGGATCCCACGGCGCCGGATCAATGTCACCCCTCTTCCGGCGCGACCGCATTGGCGGGGGTGGACAAATGACAGCATCCGGATCAAAAGTGAATGTTATATTGTTACATACCCAAACGGGATGGCACCCTTCGCCGTTTCGACAATCGGAGTTCGCATGAAACGCATCTCGCTGCACTTTGCCGGCGCCGTCCTGCTGGCGCCCGGCCTTGCATACGCCGATCCTCCCAAGGTGACCACGGACGTTCCGCCGGTTCATTCCCTGGTGGCCCAGGTGATGCAGGGCGTCGGCGAGCCGAGCCTGATCCTGCCACCGGGGGCGTCGCCGCACGGCTATGCGATGCGGCCCTCCGAAGCAGCCCGGCTCAGCGACGCCGACATGGTGTTCTGGGTCGGACCGGAGCTGACGCCGTGGCTCGAACGCTCGATCGACAGCCTGGCCGCTGACGCCACCAGTGTCGCGCTGATCGATGCACCCGGGACCCGCACGCTGTCGTTTCGCGAAGGGGCTACCTTCGAACCCCACGATCACGATCATGGCGACCACGGCCATGACGAGGAGCACGGTCACGAGGCCCACGACCACGAGCACGGCGAGGACCATGCCCAAGAGGCCGATCACGGCCACGGGGATGAGCACAGTCATGGTGACCAACACGGCAACGAGCACGGGGACGAGCACGCCGAGGCGCATGGTCACGACCACGAAGGCTTCGACCCACACGCCTGGCTGTCGCCGGACAATGCCCGGGTGTGGCTCGACGTGATCGCCGAGAAGCTCGCGGAGGCGGATCCGGAAAACGCCGCGACCTATCGCGAGAACGCCGAGAAGGGAAAGCACGGCCTGGACACGCTCACGGCCCAAATCGACGGCCGGCTTGCGCCGGTCCGCGGCGAGCCGTTTGTCGTGTTCCATGATGCCTATCACTATTTCGAGGAAAGCTTCGACATTGAGGCGACCGCCGCCGTGTCGCTGAGCGATGCCAGCACCCCCGGTCCGGCCCGGGTGGAAGAGGTCCGCGACCGGATCCGCGACGTCGATGCCGTCTGCGTCTTCACCGAACCGCAGTTCCCGTCATCCCTGGTCGATACGGTGGTGGAAGGGACCGCCGCCCGGACCGGGACCCTCGATCCGATCGGTGTCGACCTGGAGCCGGGTCCGGCGCTTTACGGCGCGCTTCTGAACGGCCTCGCCGACAACATGGTCGCCTGCCTGAAGGCCGATTGAGCATTCCGGTCGTCGGCCGAACGCGGCATCAGGCGACACTGCCGCTCCTGCGCGCCCTCGAAGTCCTGACCGCTCGGACGGAAACGTCCGAGCGGTCCACGCCCTAGGCGGCCGCGCGTCCCCAGAGTGCCTCCGAGGCGATCCGGGCGCCTTCAGCCAGCGACTGGAGTTTCGCCCACTGGATCGATTCATGCACCCGCCGCGACCGCGGGCTCTGGGAGAAGCCGCAATCGGTCCCGGCCATGATGTTTTCCCGGCCCACCAGGTGGGCGAGCCGGACGAGGCGCTCGGCCACCAGTTCGGGATGCTCCACCACGTTGGTGCTGTGGGACACGCAGCCCGGAACCAGCTTGCGGCCCGCCGGCAGCGCGACGGTCTCCCAAACCTTCCACTCGTGGGCATGGCGCGGATTCGCCATCTCGATGCAATAGGCGCCGGCCTTTACCTGGGTCACGATCCCGGCGATGTCCTTGAGCGCCACGTCGGTCGTGTGGGGCGTGTTAAAGCTGCCCCAGCAGATGTGATAGCGCACCCGGTCTTCCGGCAGGTTCTCCAGGGCGCGGTTCACCGCGGCGACCTGCAGTTCGGCCCAGTCGAGATAGTCCGACATGGGCCTGTCGGCGAAGGCGACGTCGTACATGTAAGGCAGGTACGCATCGTCGAGCTGGACGATCAGCCCTGCTTCGACGATCGCCCGGTATTCGGCATGCATGGCGTCAGCGACGGCGAACAGGAAATCCTCCTCGCTGTCGTAATATTCGTTGAGGTGCCGCGGCACGGCGCTCGTCGGCGCCACCACGGGCATGAAGCCCTCGACGCCGGGAACATGCTCCAACGCGCTCTGGAAGCGGTTGATGTCCGTCCAGACCGCATCCTGGCCCGTGTAGGCGATCGGGGCGACGGCCGCGAGGATGCCGCGCTTCGGAAGACT is a genomic window containing:
- a CDS encoding cobalamin-independent methionine synthase II family protein, which translates into the protein MHAENRIPVTHVGSLVRPQEIVDLATAIENGATVDFADFDRVVRQAIEDVVRRQKEVGIDFVSDGEFGKLRSWAHYVVDRLSGLEERDVAAAAGLGKDARLFPDFYGEYFPTQSLPKRGILAAVAPIAYTGQDAVWTDINRFQSALEHVPGVEGFMPVVAPTSAVPRHLNEYYDSEEDFLFAVADAMHAEYRAIVEAGLIVQLDDAYLPYMYDVAFADRPMSDYLDWAELQVAAVNRALENLPEDRVRYHICWGSFNTPHTTDVALKDIAGIVTQVKAGAYCIEMANPRHAHEWKVWETVALPAGRKLVPGCVSHSTNVVEHPELVAERLVRLAHLVGRENIMAGTDCGFSQSPRSRRVHESIQWAKLQSLAEGARIASEALWGRAAA
- a CDS encoding metal ABC transporter permease, producing MSTITIIPKAKEAARMLDDFMVRAGLAAVGLALAAGPLGCFVVWRRMAYFGDATAHAAILGVALSFSFNISIIAGVLVMAMLMAFAVSALAGRTFQMDTLLGVSAHGALAVGLVAFALTARSGLGLESFLFGEILAVSRTDLGIIWGGAFAVLALVAWRWSALLTATLDSDLAAASGIDPRREQLILTLALAVLVAVAIKVVGALLITAMLIIPAAAARPFARSPEMMAGLAALIGAASGLLGLAASYRLDTPTGPTIVTAALAIFAVSGIVLISRGRAQR
- a CDS encoding ATP-binding cassette domain-containing protein, which translates into the protein MGLIEARGVTVELGGRKVLWQIDFTIERGEIVTVVGPNGSGKSTFVRAMVGAVPPSEGRVTRSPGLVLGYVPQRLSLDAAMPLTVGRFLNLPRHRRSSEVAAMLDRVGVGGLEHRQMSALSGGQFQRALLARALLPRPDLLILDEPTQSLDQPGTAAFYRLIETVRQDLGCAVLMVSHDLHVVMSASDRVLCINGHICCEGTPTVVSAAPEYRALFGTGTHGAFALYQHQHDHHHPESEGSGADA
- a CDS encoding zinc ABC transporter substrate-binding protein — its product is MKRISLHFAGAVLLAPGLAYADPPKVTTDVPPVHSLVAQVMQGVGEPSLILPPGASPHGYAMRPSEAARLSDADMVFWVGPELTPWLERSIDSLAADATSVALIDAPGTRTLSFREGATFEPHDHDHGDHGHDEEHGHEAHDHEHGEDHAQEADHGHGDEHSHGDQHGNEHGDEHAEAHGHDHEGFDPHAWLSPDNARVWLDVIAEKLAEADPENAATYRENAEKGKHGLDTLTAQIDGRLAPVRGEPFVVFHDAYHYFEESFDIEATAAVSLSDASTPGPARVEEVRDRIRDVDAVCVFTEPQFPSSLVDTVVEGTAARTGTLDPIGVDLEPGPALYGALLNGLADNMVACLKAD